CAtttatgcagtctgaagaagggtctcgacccgaaacgttgcctatttccttcgctccatagatgctgcctcacccgctgagttcctccagcaattttgtctaccttagactaaacactttgtgtttggctcaagatGCGACATCAATGGAAGTTGGTTCATTCTCACTCCCAAGACAATCTCTTTGTAGATGGTCTATTTCCAATGTCCATGTGTGTTCCTCTCCTAAACCACAATGAAGATGCACCTGAACGTaaacgtaaactaaactaaactaaactcagctggTCGGCCAACATCCGtgtatgtcaatagacaataggcaataggtgcaggagtaggccattcggcccttcgagccagcaccgccattcaatgtgatcatggctgatcatccccaatcagtgccccgttcctgccttctccccatatcccctgactctgctatttttcagagccctatctagctctctcttgaaagcatccagagaaccgacctccaccgcccgctgaggcagagaattccacagattcaccactctgtggtgatttcctcgtctccgttctaaatggcttactccttattcttaaactgtgtggtccctggttctggccgcccccaacatcgggaccatatttcctgcctcaagcccttaacaatcttatatgtttcaatgagacaccctctcatccttctaaactcccgagtGTACAAGAGAGTGTACaagatgcttccaagagagagccctatctagctcgctcttgaaagcatccagagaaccggcctgcaccgcccttctctgcctcaagagtgttacttgtcatgttgtcacttgcgggcggagcaccaaggcaaattccttgtatgtgaatattggccaataaacttattcattcgagtggggggtggtggtggtgggggggggggggggggtgagtgaccGGATAGGGGGCGACCTGGCCCTGACGTGGGTGTCTCTTGATCTTCCTCGCAGGTTTCGGGATGACCACGCCAGTGACCCTCGGCGGGAGAGTCTTCCTGATCTTCTACGGCCTGGTGGGATGCGCTGCCACCATCCTCTTCTTCAACCTGTTCCTGGAGAGGACCATCACCCTGCTGGCCTACGTGCTGCGCTGGTTCCACCAGCGGGGGCTGGagcggggcgggggggcggggggacccTCCTCCCACAGGCCGTCCAACCTGTCGGGGGAGGTGGACAGCTTGGACAACTGGAAGCCTTCGGTCTACTATGTGATGTTGATCCTGGGTTTGGCTTCCATGGTGATCTCCTGCTGTGCCTCGGCTATTTACTCACCCATGGAAGGCTGGTCCTACGGCGAGTCTCTCTACTTCTGCTTCGTGGCCTTCAGCACCATCGGCTTCGGCGACCTGGTGAGCAGCCAGCGGCAAGCCTACTCCAACCCGGCGCTCTACCGGGCCGGCAATTTCCTCCTCATTCTCATGGGCGTGTGCTGCCTCTACTCGCTCTTCAACGTCTCCTCCATCATCATCAAGCAGTTCCTCAACTGGATGTTGAGGAGGATGGAGTGCCGGGGGTGCCGGCatgggcggaggaggaggaggaggccgaGGGCGCACTGCAATGCCGTGCACCCGCTGGCCGGCAAGTCGCGCGGGGGCCGCGTCTCGGTGGAGACGGTGTGTGACAGTGAGACGGAGGAACGGCGCCTGTCGGGGGAGATGATCTCCGTCAAGGACTTCCTGGCCTCCAACAAGGTGTCCCTGGCCATCATGCAGAAACAGCTCTCCGAGACGGCCAACGGCGGCCCCAGGCAGAGCCACGCCCGGTGCAACGGGTTCCCCGGAGGGGTTGGCGCCCTGGCCATCATGAACAACCGGCTGGTGGAGACCAGCGTGGACAGGTAACCTCCGGGGCTGGAAATGGACAcactaatgctggagtaactcagcgggacatgcagcatctctggggcgaAGGAAACGGGTTGAGAAGGTttacgcagcatctctggggcgaaggaaatgggtgatgtttcagggtcgagacccttcctcccaTAGCTCCGAGCCTCACTCACCCACATCCGCAATGGACCTCAACTGTACTTCATTCAACACCAGATCCACGTCCTCAACAAACGCTCAACTCATCTACCTGTCCCGAGTCTCCAGGGCTAGAAGCCTTGTCAGCCCATTGAAACACAGGTGGAGCTCCTGCAGTAGAAAGAGACTCATCATCAGATCGAATCCAGAGCGGGGAGGAAGGAGTTTCAAGACTCTTTCACCAACAAGAAGAAGGCCATCAGGATGTTGGTCTCCTACTAGGATCTGAGATGGTTGGCATCAGTCTTTGGCTGTCTGGACTAGTCTCAGCAACTGGTCCGAATCCTTCAACTCATTaggcctggatgtggagaggatgtttccaccagtgggagagtctaggaccagaggccacagcctcagaattaaaggacgttcctttaggaaggagatgaggaggaatttctttagtcagagggtggtgaatctgtggaattcgttgccatagaaggctgtggaggtcaaggcaatggatgtttttaagatggatatagatagatttgtgattagtgcgggtgtcaggggttatggggagaaggcaggagaatggggttaggagggagagatatatcagtcatgattgaatggcagagtagacttgatgggctgaatggcctcattctgttcctatcacttatgaaggagGTTAAAGACTCTTTCACCAAAAAGAGGATGCCTATCAGGATGGTGATCTTCTACTTGGATCTGAGATGGTTGGCATTAGTGATGTCTCAGCAACAGGTCCAACTTCATCTGGTTGGCCTCAGTGTTGGATTGTCTAGACCAGGCTCAGCCACAGGTCCAAGTCCTTCATCTGACGATGAAAGGCAACATCTTCAGTCCCTCCTTGCTCGATGTCAAGCCTTGGTTGGAGCGGCAGAGgatgctgccaccttcaggagaggaagggaggtcactgagttggacacaaaatgccggagtaactcagcgggacaaggcagcatctctggagagaaggaacgggtaacgtttcgggctacCGTGAATGGGTTCGCTCTTCATGTTGACGTTCACTTGTGCGAGGACTTCAACGTGGTAAGATGACCCGAGGCTCTTCACCAAGAACATGACTCGGAGAACCTGATACCAAAGCACAAGCGATCCAAAGCTTGGTCAAAGTGTCGgaggtttggggagaaggcaggagaatgcggtgaagagggagagatagattcttcttggttcttggtttcttggtcctccaaaatattccaaatggaatttaaactgtggagggggtgaagggagggcttaagccagaaagggttattgggaagaaagagctactttaaatttagttgcatctggttgggtaactatagttgggtggagattattccatgctttaattgtgcgggggaagaacgaatcgctgtacacatctgtctttgtagctgggatcacaaattggatcgaatgccctcgtctgctcctaattgattgggggacttgatgggccgactggcctgctcctatcccttatgacccaaTGAGCAAAGTGCAGGGGGAGGGGCCTTAAAGACTAACACGGAGGAGTATGGACGAGGGAGAGAATGCCAGCGTTTTGGGCTCAGCAGCTGGAGAATGGAGAAATTGACAGAGGGAATGATCATGAGGATGGATTTGGAAGAGTGAAGACTGAACTTGAGGTGAACTGACTCAGTCACGCCAAATGCTCTAGATCTTGCAATATACTGTGAACACCAGTTAATTAAATGGGAAGACGACTTGCATCAAAGATGGCTTGGAAAATCTGTTACAGAGTTGTAGAAAGTGCCTGTAAATATTTGTAATACTGTAAATAAATTACATCTCTTTAAGAATATTGCATTAATAAggttctatataaccatataaccatataacaattacagcacggaaacaggccttctccacccttctagtccgtgccaaacactgatgcccctgtcccacttaggaaacctgaacggaaacctctggagactctgcgccccacccaaggtttccgtgcggttcccggaggttgcaggaggttgcaggtagtggaagcaggtagggagactgacaaaaaacctccgggaaccgcacggaaaccttgggtggggcgcaaagtctccagaggtttccgttcaggtttcctaagtgggacaggggcattactctcacctagtcccatctacctgcactcagaccataaccctccattcctttcccgtccatataactatccaatttatttttaaatgataaaatcgaacctgcctccaccacttccactggaagctcattccacaccgctaccactctctgagtaaagaagttctccctcatgttacccctaaacttctgtcccttcattctcaagtcatgtcctcttgtttgaatcttccctactctcaatgggaaaagcttatccacgtcaactctagtGATATCATTTTTTTATTATCAGGGCATTTTCTGGTGAAATCAACTGGGAATTTAAGAATCGTAGAGTTTTCGTTCTGCCAATATGGATCATGTTTCAAAATGATTAGAAGGAAAatcttattttctatttttccatCATCTCAGGATTTCACAGTGAGGTCCCTTTAGCTcagttttgcttagtttagatagacacaaaatgctggagtaactcagcgggacaggcagcatctctggagagaaggaatgggtcgagacccttccttagactcgaaacgtcgcccattccttctctccagagatgctgcctgtcccgctgagttactccagcattgtgtgtctatcttcaatttaaagaataagcggtaagccattgagaacggagatgaggaaacactttttcacaacgagagttgtgagtctgtggaattctctgcctcagaaggcagtggaggccggttctctagatactttcaagagcgagctagataggactcttaaagatagcggagtcaggggatatggggagaaggcaggaacgggatactgattgtggatgatcagccatgatcacattgaatggcagtgctggcttgaagggccgaatggcctactcatttacct
The nucleotide sequence above comes from Amblyraja radiata isolate CabotCenter1 chromosome 41, sAmbRad1.1.pri, whole genome shotgun sequence. Encoded proteins:
- the LOC116967744 gene encoding potassium channel subfamily K member 13-like, translating into MGCRGEGVGRGGGTLSCCCPASRLNEDNARFALLALFILGYLALGAAVFSAMERPLEVLAERAWGRRLDNFSRSHNISRPLLAAFLRDYEKAHGAGVRVEPVRPRWDFPGAFYFVGTVVSTIGFGMTTPVTLGGRVFLIFYGLVGCAATILFFNLFLERTITLLAYVLRWFHQRGLERGGGAGGPSSHRPSNLSGEVDSLDNWKPSVYYVMLILGLASMVISCCASAIYSPMEGWSYGESLYFCFVAFSTIGFGDLVSSQRQAYSNPALYRAGNFLLILMGVCCLYSLFNVSSIIIKQFLNWMLRRMECRGCRHGRRRRRRPRAHCNAVHPLAGKSRGGRVSVETVCDSETEERRLSGEMISVKDFLASNKVSLAIMQKQLSETANGGPRQSHARCNGFPGGVGALAIMNNRLVETSVDR